A genome region from Glutamicibacter arilaitensis Re117 includes the following:
- a CDS encoding LCP family glycopolymer transferase: MGSASHRAPSPLRQPETISSPQRSKRAMILVLLTIFFPGSAQLIAGNRKLGRIAVSITMLCWLAIIALAALYFIDRSIILGRVAHPNFQLFLIIVLGTLALGWLVMFINTLVIIRPKLLAPGMRAIVSVFTLAAVVATSGVFVYGASLLNTGRETITAVFDKGPAFDPIDGRYNIAVFGADSGDNREGVRTDVAALLSVDAKTGKSLLISVPRNFQSARFAAGSPMEKIWPNGYNCGDECIFNSIYRNAETEHADAFPDTVKNIGAQAAMDALEGTTGLPVQGYVMINMAGFEQFVDALGGVTINSGGWVPYNGKYYPNSTVRTHWFAPGTHTFTGKQALWFARSRDFTDDYHRIKRQQCLQQAIIKQVKPQTILSNFTSIMSAGEQLVETDIPAGQLGSFVSLAEKVSNEPMTRLTLGAPDFERSFSTYPKFDELQERIQSLIAKQNKPKEDKPKKSKDSSKSAESEETTKASEESEDSTDVNNAPKLSNSDDKEFTKPDGSPITEEYLVNLEMAGYRTLISEIAANNDECSVP, translated from the coding sequence ATGGGTTCTGCCAGCCACCGCGCACCAAGTCCGTTGCGCCAGCCGGAGACTATCAGCTCTCCGCAGCGTAGCAAGCGCGCAATGATTTTGGTCTTGCTGACCATCTTCTTCCCCGGAAGCGCCCAGCTGATTGCCGGAAATCGTAAGCTCGGACGGATCGCAGTGTCCATCACGATGCTGTGCTGGCTGGCAATCATCGCGCTGGCCGCCCTGTACTTCATTGATCGTTCGATCATCTTGGGCCGGGTAGCGCATCCGAACTTCCAGTTGTTCTTGATCATCGTGCTCGGCACGTTGGCCCTGGGCTGGCTGGTCATGTTCATCAACACCTTGGTGATCATCCGGCCCAAGCTGCTGGCCCCGGGCATGCGAGCCATCGTTTCGGTCTTTACCCTGGCAGCCGTGGTGGCCACCAGCGGGGTATTCGTCTACGGCGCCTCGCTGCTGAACACCGGACGCGAAACCATTACCGCGGTCTTCGACAAAGGCCCGGCCTTCGACCCGATTGACGGACGCTACAACATCGCGGTCTTCGGAGCTGACTCCGGGGACAACCGTGAAGGCGTGCGCACCGACGTTGCGGCTTTGCTTTCCGTTGATGCGAAAACCGGCAAGAGCCTGCTGATCTCGGTACCGCGCAACTTCCAGAGCGCACGCTTCGCAGCTGGCTCTCCGATGGAGAAAATTTGGCCGAACGGCTACAACTGCGGTGACGAGTGCATCTTCAACTCGATCTACCGCAATGCCGAAACCGAACACGCCGATGCGTTCCCTGACACCGTAAAGAACATCGGTGCGCAGGCCGCCATGGACGCTTTGGAAGGCACTACCGGCCTTCCGGTCCAGGGCTACGTCATGATCAACATGGCCGGCTTCGAGCAGTTCGTTGATGCCCTCGGCGGAGTCACCATCAACTCCGGCGGCTGGGTCCCTTACAACGGCAAGTACTACCCGAACAGCACCGTGCGCACCCACTGGTTCGCCCCGGGCACCCACACCTTCACCGGCAAGCAGGCTTTGTGGTTTGCCCGCTCGCGTGACTTCACCGATGACTACCACCGCATCAAGCGCCAGCAGTGCTTGCAGCAGGCCATCATCAAGCAGGTCAAGCCGCAAACCATCCTGAGCAACTTCACTTCGATCATGTCCGCTGGCGAACAGCTGGTGGAAACCGATATTCCTGCCGGGCAGCTCGGATCGTTCGTTTCGTTGGCCGAGAAGGTTTCAAATGAGCCAATGACTCGCCTGACCCTTGGCGCACCGGACTTCGAACGCAGCTTCTCCACCTACCCGAAATTCGATGAGCTGCAGGAGCGCATCCAATCCCTGATCGCCAAGCAGAATAAGCCAAAGGAAGACAAGCCGAAGAAGAGCAAGGATTCTTCCAAGTCTGCAGAGTCCGAGGAGACCACGAAGGCCTCTGAAGAAAGTGAGGACAGCACCGATGTGAATAATGCTCCGAAGCTGTCCAATAGCGATGACAAAGAGTTCACCAAGCCAGATGGAAGCCCGATCACCGAGGAATACCTGGTGAATCTGGAAATGGCTGGCTACCGCACCTTGATTTCTGAGATTGCAGCCAACAACGACGAATGTTCGGTTCCATAA
- the purE gene encoding 5-(carboxyamino)imidazole ribonucleotide mutase gives MSEAPLVGLVMGSDSDWPVMRLAAQALAEFGIPFEADVVSAHRMPTEMIDYGKKAHERGIRVIIAGAGGAAHLPGMLAAVTPLPVIGVPVPLAKLDGMDSLLSIVQMPAGVPVATVSIGGARNAGLLAVRMLSAGTDELAESLQVKLLQFADSLREQAHAKGAALRAEVANENFAS, from the coding sequence ATGTCTGAAGCACCACTTGTCGGCCTCGTAATGGGTTCTGATTCGGATTGGCCGGTAATGCGCCTCGCCGCGCAGGCCCTGGCAGAATTCGGAATCCCCTTTGAAGCGGACGTCGTTTCAGCGCACCGCATGCCCACCGAAATGATCGACTACGGCAAGAAAGCCCACGAACGCGGGATCCGTGTAATCATCGCCGGCGCCGGCGGCGCAGCGCATCTTCCCGGCATGCTTGCAGCTGTTACCCCGCTGCCAGTGATCGGAGTTCCAGTTCCACTGGCTAAACTAGATGGAATGGACTCCCTGCTTTCCATCGTTCAGATGCCTGCAGGAGTCCCCGTAGCAACTGTTTCCATTGGCGGAGCTCGCAACGCAGGCCTGCTTGCTGTGCGCATGCTCTCAGCGGGAACCGACGAGCTAGCCGAGTCGTTACAGGTAAAGTTGCTTCAGTTTGCAGATTCATTGCGCGAGCAGGCCCACGCCAAGGGCGCGGCTCTGCGTGCTGAAGTTGCCAACGAGAATTTCGCTTCCTAG